Genomic DNA from Flavobacteriales bacterium:
TTACTCGGTTCTAAAGACACTCAACAAAATCAACAATGAAGAGTAGTCGTTTTATCCTATCTTTTGCCGCTCAACTTTTTGTGGTGTTGTTGTTTGCTTTAGCGATTCATTATTTAGCTTTTGACCTACGAGGCATTCACATCAGTAGGAATGCCTGGACATTCACCTACCTTACCAATTTTTTGATGACGGCATCCGCTATTTTGTTGATTTATAAATTCAGAATCACCCATACTTTTAGTCTAGGCTATATATTTTTGGCGACGAGTTTAGCAAAATTATTGCTCTTTCCTTTGATTGTTCAGCCCATTTTGTTCGAATACTGTCAAAACGAAACCCACGCTTTTCTCCTGTTTTTCATTCCTTATTTTATAGCTTTAATGGTAGAAGTTTTGGTTTTGGTGCGCTTGCTGAACCGCTTGTAAATACCACCGCATTAATTTCATAAAAAAAGCTTAAAAATATTTCCTTATTTTATTTTTAGAATAAACAATAATATTTAGTTTTGCAGCGAATTCTTTAATAGCAATTTGTTGCAGACAATGAGAAGAAAATATAGTTTACTAGCCTTACTATTTACACTTACAATCAGTGGTGTAACATTTGCACACGACAACCACTCTCATTCAGATGATCATTCTGAGGTTCACCATGTCGAGAAAGATACACGTACAGAAATCAAGGAAACTATTGCGCATCACCTGAAAGACTCTCATTCCTTTGAGCTTTTTCACGGTGTTTCTTTTCCATTACCTATCATTTTATGGGATGATGGTTTGCATGTTTTTATGTCCAGCGCTTTCCACCACGGTGAGGCTGTTGCTGAAAGTAATGGCAACTATTACTTTATGGATCACGGTAAAATTTATTCTACCGATACTGAAGGAACCCTTGTTTACGACGACCACCATCACGCCTTAAATGACAAGCCATTAGACTTATCCATCACCAAAAATGTTTTTGTGGTGATGTTAACGTGTCTACTTCTCTTCTTCCTCTTTACTGCCCTTTCTAAATCTTACAGAAAAGGACCAATACCAAGCGGTTTTGGAAGACTGCTAGAGCCTTTGGTTTTGTTTATTAGAGACGATATTGCTATTCCAAACATTGGAGAAAAGCATTATAAAAAATACATGAGTTATTTGCTAACGGTATTCTTTTTCATTTGGTTTATGAACCTTGCTGGAATGACACCGCTCGGCATTAACGTTACAGGAAATATAGCGGTAACCTTTGCTTTAGCATTAATTACCTATTTGATTACACAATTTACAGCCAATAAAAATTATTGGGGACATATTTTTTGGATGCCGGGTGTACCAGTACCTATGAAAATAGTCCTTATGCCTATTGAGTTATTGGGAACAATAATTAAGCCATTTTCATTGATGATTCGTTTGTATGCCAACATTACGGCGGGTCACGTGGTTTTAATGGCGCTTATTGGTTTGGTATATATGGCCGGAAACGTTCTGGCTAGTGGTGCCTTTTATGGTTTGACACTGTTTTTAGGTTTAATAGAGTTGCTAGTAGCATTTCTACAAGCCTATATATTCACTATGCTAACGGCTTTATATTTTGGAGCTGCCGTAGAAGAACATCACGATGAACATTAATTTTTAACTGAGTATTAACTTTAAATTTTTCTAATTATGGAAATTCCAGCTATCGTAGGTGCAGGATTAGTAGTAATCGGAGCAGGTTTCGGTATCGGTAGAATCGGTGGTTCAGCCATGGACGCTATCGCTAGACAGCCTGAAGCGACTTCTAAAATCCAAACTGCAATGATTATTGCAGCAGCATTAATTGAAGGTATTGGATTTGCGGCATTATTTGCGGTATAATTTTCAATTATAAATCAAAACTGTAAGGGTTGCTTACAGTTTTGGTTTTACTCATTAAGAAAAAAAGAAACAAAGAATTGATATGGAAACTTTAATTAACGACTTTTCAATAGGCTTATTCATCTGGCAGACGGTCTTATTCTTGACGCTGTTATTCTTGTTAAGAAAGTACGCTTGGAAACCTATTTTAGGTGCAGTAGAAGAAAGAGAAGAAGGCATTAAAAGTGCTTTAGAGGCTGCCGACAACGCTAAGAAAGAGATGGAAGCCCTTAATGCTGACAACGAACGCATTTTGCGTGAGGCCAAAGCAGAAAGAGATGCTATCCTTAAAGAAGCAAGAGAAATTAAAGACGTCATTATTGCTGAGGCTAAAACTCAAGCAACAGTAGAAGCCGACAAGGTTTTAACCTCTGCACGTGAGCAAATCAACAACGAGAAGCTCGCCGCTATTACAGAATTGAAAAACCAAGTTGCGGATTTGTCTATTGACATTGCTGAGAAAATATTAAAGGCTGAGCTAAAAGACAACGACAGGCAAAAAGAAATGGTAAACAACGCTTTAAAAGAAGCAGCTTTAAGTTAAGATGAGAAATACCAGAGCAACATTAAGATACGCTAAGTCTTTATTAGAATTAGCTAAAGAGCAAAGCTCCTTAGACGACTGTAAGTCGGATATGGCGGCGGTAGTTGCTATATGTCAAGAGTCAAGAGAATTAACCCTGCTGTTAAAAAGTCCAGTGGTTAAAACGGATAAAAAACTCCTTATTATAAACGAAATATTTTCCAGCTTTTCTCCTTTAGCATTGGCCTTTATCAACTTAATTACCAAAAAGAAAAGAGAAGCCCTTTTGCTAGATATAGCAGAGCGTTTTTTATTGTTATACAAAATGGACAAAGGCATTGAGTCGGCGACACTAACAACGGCTGTAGCATTAGATGATGATACAAGAGCTCAAGTGTTGGACTTCATCAAACAACAAGGGGTTAGCCAAGTCGATTTAACAGAACAAGTAGATGAAAGTTTAATCGGAGGAGCAATCCTAAGGTTGGGCGACAAACAATTAGACGCCAGTGTAGCGCGTCAGATAAAAGATTTAAAACAATCGTTTAATAAAAACCTTTACATAAAGGACTTCTAAATTCACAACTATGGCAGAAGTAAAACCAGCTGAGGTATCAGCAATTTTAAGACAACAATTAGCAGGATTCAAATCCGAGTCTGATTTACAAGAAGTAGGAACTGTATTACAAGTGGGTGATGGTATTGCTCGTGTGTAC
This window encodes:
- a CDS encoding F0F1 ATP synthase subunit B is translated as METLINDFSIGLFIWQTVLFLTLLFLLRKYAWKPILGAVEEREEGIKSALEAADNAKKEMEALNADNERILREAKAERDAILKEAREIKDVIIAEAKTQATVEADKVLTSAREQINNEKLAAITELKNQVADLSIDIAEKILKAELKDNDRQKEMVNNALKEAALS
- the atpE gene encoding ATP synthase F0 subunit C; the protein is MEIPAIVGAGLVVIGAGFGIGRIGGSAMDAIARQPEATSKIQTAMIIAAALIEGIGFAALFAV
- the atpB gene encoding F0F1 ATP synthase subunit A gives rise to the protein MRRKYSLLALLFTLTISGVTFAHDNHSHSDDHSEVHHVEKDTRTEIKETIAHHLKDSHSFELFHGVSFPLPIILWDDGLHVFMSSAFHHGEAVAESNGNYYFMDHGKIYSTDTEGTLVYDDHHHALNDKPLDLSITKNVFVVMLTCLLLFFLFTALSKSYRKGPIPSGFGRLLEPLVLFIRDDIAIPNIGEKHYKKYMSYLLTVFFFIWFMNLAGMTPLGINVTGNIAVTFALALITYLITQFTANKNYWGHIFWMPGVPVPMKIVLMPIELLGTIIKPFSLMIRLYANITAGHVVLMALIGLVYMAGNVLASGAFYGLTLFLGLIELLVAFLQAYIFTMLTALYFGAAVEEHHDEH
- the atpH gene encoding ATP synthase F1 subunit delta, with translation MRNTRATLRYAKSLLELAKEQSSLDDCKSDMAAVVAICQESRELTLLLKSPVVKTDKKLLIINEIFSSFSPLALAFINLITKKKREALLLDIAERFLLLYKMDKGIESATLTTAVALDDDTRAQVLDFIKQQGVSQVDLTEQVDESLIGGAILRLGDKQLDASVARQIKDLKQSFNKNLYIKDF